TTTATACTCTTTAATCCCTTTTTCTACAAAAAATGTATTTTCGATATATTCTACTTGTAGTTTAGTTATACTATCTGATTGGCGTTGTATTTCTGCTTGCTCCTCTTGCATTTTCTCCATATACTCTTGCTGTCTCCTCATTTGTATTTTCTGTATCTGCTGTTGCACTTCTTCGTACTCCTCTGTATTATAACCTCTTACAATACGAAACTCCTGTCTTATCCAACTTCCTTTTGGAATGAATGGAGGACGAGCTATTGCAATGCTTCCTTGATAAATAGAATCTGACTGTGTATAAACAGTTAAGCTATCTCCGATTTGCCCTTTTATAATAATTTCTACTAAAGGCATTTTTATATTATTAGAGTCACGAAGGTTAATAAGAGTTGGTATTTCTTCTTGATAGGTCTGTTGAAGAAGGGAATCTACACTATTAAATACTTTCATTTGTACTTGAATAATACTAGAATCTGTAATTAGGCTTCTTGAATTACCTTCATAGAACTGATAACGTAACCCTTTATATTCTTTAAACTCTTCTTCAAATTGAGCAAATACGGAGAAAGAAATACAAGTAAATACAAAAAGACTTAACGTTTTACATATTGAGAATAGCTTCATCGATACTCTAGTTTTCTAAAATTTCTACTTTAAATACCAAAATAGAGTTAGGTTTGATAGCTCCACCTGCCCCACGCTCTCCATAGCCTAAATGTGAAGGAATGTATAAATATCCTTTTCCTCCTTTTCCAATGAGTGGAATGCCTTCATCCCAACCTTTGATCACTTGTCCAATGCCAATAGGAAACTCAATCGGTTCGCCTCTATCAAAAGAAGAGTCGAATTTTGTTCCATCTGTGAGTGTTCCTTCATAGTGTACTTTTACTCTTTCGCCTCTTTCAATGGCTGTTCCCTGTTTTTCAACAACATAATACAGCCCAGATTCCGTTTTTGTGAAATTAGTAATTTGTTTTTGTTTAAAATAGGTGTTTTCTAAAAAGTCTGTTTGGGTTTTTACTCTATTTTTTTCTGCCATTTGTTGTTCTTTTAGCTGTTGTTCTCTTTCTTTTTGCATTTTTTCCATATACTCTTGCTGCATCTTATCTAGCATAGTAGCATACTCTTCTGCTTCATAGTTTTTGATGAGTTTTATTTCATGCCTTAAAAAGCTACCCTCTGGAATAAAAATAGGGCGTATTTGTCCGTTTTGAAATACAGAATCTGAATGTACGAATAAAGAAAGGCTATCTCCAATTCTCCCATCTTGCATCAAAATTTCTACAATCGGCAATTTTCTTGTCATGCTATCACGTAAATCTATAACAAGAGGAAAATCTTCATCTTCCGTACTTCTAAGAAGTGAATCTGTATTGTTGAAAATTTTCATATTCAATTCTATAATACTATAATCTGTAACAGCAAGGGCTTTTTTGCGCTCTT
This portion of the Bernardetia sp. genome encodes:
- a CDS encoding FKBP-type peptidyl-prolyl cis-trans isomerase, which codes for MFLYRFILLLSVFCISLSANAQNKKNKGEKELKGIRYQLHTKKKERKKALAVTDYSIIELNMKIFNNTDSLLRSTEDEDFPLVIDLRDSMTRKLPIVEILMQDGRIGDSLSLFVHSDSVFQNGQIRPIFIPEGSFLRHEIKLIKNYEAEEYATMLDKMQQEYMEKMQKEREQQLKEQQMAEKNRVKTQTDFLENTYFKQKQITNFTKTESGLYYVVEKQGTAIERGERVKVHYEGTLTDGTKFDSSFDRGEPIEFPIGIGQVIKGWDEGIPLIGKGGKGYLYIPSHLGYGERGAGGAIKPNSILVFKVEILEN